From a single Adhaeribacter swui genomic region:
- a CDS encoding 5-formyltetrahydrofolate cyclo-ligase, with the protein MLKAALRLQMLQKRQGYLPTEVDRRSQQICEQFFKFFLVKDLRVVHVFLPIAAKNEVNTWFIIRQLQADFSGIKIAVPIADVTNNALSHYLLSPDTKLVINKWGIPEPVNATPIAEAAIDVVLVPLLAFDEQGHRVGYGKGYYDRFLNICRPDTLTIGLSLEEQPVPFIQDLYKGDSALQFVVTPSSVYQFK; encoded by the coding sequence ATGCTAAAAGCCGCTTTGCGCTTACAAATGCTGCAAAAACGCCAAGGTTATTTGCCCACCGAGGTAGATCGGCGCAGCCAGCAGATTTGTGAGCAATTTTTTAAATTTTTTCTGGTTAAAGACCTGCGGGTAGTCCACGTTTTTTTACCGATTGCGGCTAAAAACGAAGTAAATACCTGGTTCATTATCCGGCAGTTACAAGCTGATTTTTCCGGGATTAAGATTGCGGTACCAATTGCCGATGTAACTAATAATGCCCTGTCACATTACTTACTTAGCCCGGATACTAAGCTGGTAATTAATAAATGGGGCATTCCGGAACCAGTAAATGCCACCCCAATAGCGGAAGCAGCTATAGATGTGGTATTAGTGCCTTTACTGGCTTTTGATGAACAAGGCCACCGCGTGGGTTATGGCAAAGGGTATTACGACCGTTTTTTAAATATTTGCCGTCCGGATACGCTTACTATTGGCTTATCTTTAGAAGAACAACCCGTGCCGTTTATCCAGGATTTATACAAAGGCGATAGCGCTTTACAGTTTGTAGTAACGCCATCTAGTGTTTACCAATTTAAGTAA
- the bshC gene encoding bacillithiol biosynthesis cysteine-adding enzyme BshC translates to MKISQIDYSATHAFSSLVIDYLQQNSKLAPFYHRFPTPENLKEQLAEKQFTPEQRILLCQELESQYASLPELPANVRKNLDLLQQPNTYTITTGHQLSLFTGPLYFIYKIISAIKTAEQLQEQYPDYNFVPVYWMATEDHDFAEINHFSLFGKPYAWETDQKGAVGRFKTDSIFSLIESLPENYPVFEKAYTEFDTLSAATRFLANELFGAYGLISIDADAPALKQALKPVIKNELTDQIAYKLVNATNEKLAAAGYKTQVTPREINLFYLDNGVRERLVLEADHYRILNTDLTFTRDEILNLAETEPEKFSPNVILRPLYEEILLPNLCYIGGGAEIAYWFQLKDLFDYYQVPFPALMLRNSGLYIAKNHVNRMQKLGLQATDLFKDLPTLKKQVTAAYQDEGLHLNEEKKQVEAAFAQVEKLAAAIDPTLTKTVAAEAQKAFNALTVLEKKIVKANDTKYETIYNQLTALKDKLFPNGTLQERIDNLLTYQTNNPDFIQQLYEAFEPFAAKFTILEEE, encoded by the coding sequence ATGAAAATTTCGCAAATAGATTACAGTGCCACTCATGCTTTTTCGTCGCTCGTAATTGATTATTTACAGCAAAATTCCAAGTTAGCTCCTTTCTATCATCGTTTTCCGACACCCGAAAACCTGAAAGAACAACTAGCCGAAAAGCAGTTTACGCCGGAGCAACGGATCTTACTTTGTCAGGAACTGGAAAGCCAATACGCTTCTTTGCCTGAACTACCGGCTAACGTCCGGAAGAACCTGGATTTACTGCAACAGCCAAATACCTATACCATTACTACCGGTCACCAATTAAGTTTATTTACCGGGCCGCTGTATTTTATTTATAAAATTATCAGCGCTATAAAAACGGCCGAGCAGCTGCAAGAACAGTATCCCGATTACAACTTTGTGCCGGTTTACTGGATGGCCACCGAAGACCACGACTTTGCTGAGATTAACCACTTTAGTTTATTTGGGAAGCCGTACGCCTGGGAAACCGACCAGAAAGGTGCCGTAGGTCGATTTAAAACCGATTCTATTTTTTCGTTAATCGAATCGTTACCCGAAAACTATCCGGTTTTTGAAAAAGCGTACACCGAGTTTGATACTTTGTCGGCAGCTACCCGTTTTCTGGCGAATGAGTTATTTGGCGCGTATGGTTTAATCAGCATCGATGCCGATGCTCCAGCCCTGAAACAAGCCTTAAAGCCGGTTATTAAAAACGAGTTAACGGATCAAATCGCGTACAAATTAGTAAATGCTACCAACGAGAAATTAGCCGCTGCGGGTTATAAAACGCAAGTAACCCCGCGCGAAATTAACTTGTTTTACCTGGATAATGGCGTACGCGAACGGCTGGTTTTGGAAGCAGATCATTACCGCATTTTAAATACCGATTTAACTTTTACCCGCGACGAAATTTTAAATTTAGCTGAAACGGAACCGGAAAAATTTAGCCCCAACGTAATTTTACGTCCGCTTTACGAAGAAATATTGCTGCCTAATTTGTGTTACATTGGTGGTGGCGCCGAGATTGCGTACTGGTTTCAGTTAAAAGATTTATTTGACTATTATCAGGTACCATTTCCGGCTTTAATGTTGCGCAATTCGGGGTTATACATTGCCAAGAACCACGTAAACCGCATGCAGAAATTAGGGCTGCAAGCCACCGATTTGTTTAAAGATTTGCCTACGCTTAAAAAACAAGTTACCGCGGCTTACCAAGACGAAGGTTTGCACCTGAACGAAGAGAAAAAACAAGTAGAAGCCGCCTTTGCGCAAGTAGAAAAATTAGCCGCTGCTATTGATCCCACGTTAACTAAAACCGTGGCGGCCGAAGCGCAAAAAGCCTTTAATGCTTTAACCGTGCTGGAAAAGAAAATTGTAAAAGCTAACGACACCAAGTACGAAACCATCTATAACCAGCTTACTGCCTTAAAAGATAAGTTATTTCCGAATGGTACCTTGCAGGAACGCATCGATAACTTACTGACGTACCAGACCAACAATCCGGATTTTATTCAGCAGTTGTACGAGGCTTTTGAGCCTTTTGCCGCCAAGTTTACCATTCTGGAAGAAGAGTAA
- the rimO gene encoding 30S ribosomal protein S12 methylthiotransferase RimO translates to MKVRTLKKDKVNVITLGCSKNLVDSEVLMGQLRSNDFAVTHESEKNDANIVIINTCGFIDNAKQESIDTILQYADEKEAGNIEKLYVTGCLSQRYKDSLEAEIPQVDAYFGTLEMPQLLKTLQADYKHELVGERLLTTPKHYAYFKIAEGCNRPCSFCAIPLMRGKHVDRPIEDLVKEANRLASMGTKELILIAQDLTYYGLQHYGERKLADLLRNLSDVPGIEWIRMQYAYPSQFPMEALDVMAERANICKYLDMPLQHISDNMLKTMRRGISKRRTVELVDTIRQRVPDIALRTTLIAGHPGETQQDFEELYDFVEKTRFDRLGIFTYSHEENTHSHTLGDTVPDEVKQERADAIMELQQGISLELNDARVGQTYKVLFDRKESGYYVGRTQYDSPEVDNEVLVPASNQYIRIGDFAPVKIVSCTDFDLYGEVVPEATPVNKMQLTH, encoded by the coding sequence GTGAAAGTAAGAACATTAAAAAAAGATAAGGTAAACGTTATTACGCTGGGTTGCTCTAAAAACCTGGTGGATTCAGAAGTATTGATGGGGCAGTTGCGCAGCAACGATTTTGCCGTAACCCACGAAAGCGAGAAGAACGATGCCAACATTGTTATTATAAATACCTGCGGCTTTATTGATAATGCCAAGCAGGAATCCATTGATACCATTCTGCAATACGCCGACGAGAAAGAAGCCGGTAATATTGAAAAATTATACGTAACCGGTTGTTTGTCGCAGCGCTATAAAGATTCTTTGGAAGCCGAAATTCCGCAGGTAGATGCGTATTTTGGTACCCTGGAAATGCCGCAGTTGCTCAAAACCCTACAAGCCGATTACAAACACGAACTGGTAGGCGAACGCCTGTTGACGACCCCAAAACATTACGCTTATTTTAAAATTGCGGAAGGCTGTAACCGGCCTTGTTCTTTCTGCGCCATCCCGCTCATGCGCGGCAAACACGTAGACCGCCCCATCGAAGATTTAGTGAAAGAGGCCAATCGGTTAGCTTCTATGGGCACGAAAGAGCTTATTTTAATTGCCCAGGATTTAACTTACTACGGTTTGCAACATTACGGCGAACGCAAGCTAGCCGACTTACTACGTAATTTATCGGATGTGCCCGGTATTGAGTGGATTAGAATGCAATATGCTTACCCTTCGCAGTTCCCGATGGAGGCTTTGGATGTAATGGCGGAGCGGGCTAATATCTGCAAATACCTGGATATGCCTTTGCAACATATTTCGGATAACATGCTGAAAACCATGCGTCGGGGCATTAGCAAACGCCGTACGGTGGAGTTAGTAGATACTATCCGGCAACGGGTACCCGATATTGCTTTACGCACTACTTTAATTGCGGGCCATCCCGGCGAAACGCAGCAGGATTTTGAAGAATTGTACGATTTTGTAGAAAAAACGCGTTTCGACCGGTTGGGTATCTTCACGTACTCGCACGAAGAAAATACGCATTCGCACACCTTAGGCGATACCGTGCCAGACGAGGTAAAACAAGAACGCGCCGATGCCATTATGGAATTGCAGCAAGGTATTTCGCTGGAACTAAACGACGCGCGCGTGGGGCAAACCTACAAAGTGTTATTCGACCGGAAAGAAAGCGGTTACTATGTGGGCCGTACCCAGTACGACTCGCCGGAAGTAGACAACGAAGTGCTGGTACCCGCCAGCAACCAGTACATCCGGATTGGTGATTTTGCCCCAGTTAAAATTGTAAGCTGCACCGACTTTGACTTGTATGGCGAAGTAGTACCCGAAGCTACCCCTGTAAATAAGATGCAACTAACGCACTAA
- the ftsY gene encoding signal recognition particle-docking protein FtsY has translation MGLFDFFSKEKKESLDKGLEKTKTSFFDQLSKAVVGKSKVDEEVLDDLEDTLVHSDVGVQTTIKIIKRIEDRVARDKYVGTSELDRILREEIAALLEENNSGKATAEFVLPANIKPYVIMVVGVNGVGKTTTIGKLAAQFHKAGKKVVLGAADTFRAAAVDQLIIWGERVGVPVISHGMNTDPASVAFDAVKKGVEMDADVVIIDTAGRLHNKVGLMNELSKIKRVMQKFIEQAPHEVLLVLDGSTGQNAVIQAREFTKATDVTALAITKLDGTAKGGVVIGISDEFKIPVKYIGVGEKIDDLQVFDKYEFVDSLFSK, from the coding sequence ATGGGACTTTTTGACTTCTTTAGTAAAGAAAAAAAGGAATCGCTGGATAAAGGCTTAGAAAAAACCAAAACCAGCTTTTTCGATCAACTCAGTAAAGCCGTTGTTGGGAAATCGAAAGTAGACGAAGAAGTACTGGACGATTTAGAAGATACGCTGGTGCACTCGGATGTAGGGGTGCAAACCACTATTAAAATTATTAAGCGTATCGAAGACCGGGTGGCCCGGGATAAATACGTGGGCACTTCGGAGCTGGACCGGATTCTGCGCGAAGAAATTGCGGCATTACTCGAAGAAAATAATTCCGGTAAAGCTACTGCCGAGTTTGTACTGCCCGCAAACATTAAACCTTACGTAATTATGGTAGTGGGCGTAAACGGCGTTGGTAAAACCACTACCATTGGAAAACTGGCGGCGCAGTTTCATAAAGCCGGCAAAAAAGTAGTGCTGGGCGCAGCCGATACTTTCCGGGCCGCCGCGGTTGATCAATTAATTATTTGGGGCGAACGGGTAGGGGTGCCGGTAATTTCGCACGGCATGAACACCGATCCGGCTTCGGTAGCTTTTGACGCCGTAAAGAAAGGCGTAGAAATGGATGCTGATGTGGTAATTATTGATACGGCTGGTCGGTTACATAATAAGGTAGGCTTAATGAACGAGCTTTCTAAAATTAAGCGCGTTATGCAGAAGTTTATTGAGCAAGCCCCGCACGAAGTATTGTTGGTGCTTGATGGCAGTACCGGCCAAAACGCTGTAATTCAAGCCCGCGAATTTACTAAAGCTACCGATGTAACTGCTTTAGCCATTACCAAATTAGATGGTACGGCCAAAGGTGGCGTAGTAATTGGGATTTCGGATGAATTTAAAATTCCGGTGAAATACATTGGGGTAGGCGAAAAAATTGATGACTTGCAGGTTTTTGATAAGTACGAATTTGTAGATTCCCTGTTCTCTAAATAA
- a CDS encoding DUF4295 domain-containing protein, which yields MAKKVVATLKTSTGKDWAKVIKAVKSPKTGAYTFREEMVPVDKVQEFLAAK from the coding sequence ATGGCTAAGAAAGTAGTTGCGACCCTTAAGACCTCCACTGGTAAAGATTGGGCTAAAGTTATTAAAGCAGTAAAATCACCTAAAACCGGTGCTTATACTTTTAGAGAAGAAATGGTGCCTGTAGATAAAGTACAGGAGTTTTTAGCCGCTAAATAA
- the rpmG gene encoding 50S ribosomal protein L33 → MAKKGNRVQVIMECTEQKNSGVPGTSRYITTKNRKNTPERLELKKFNPNLRKVTVHKEIK, encoded by the coding sequence ATGGCTAAAAAAGGAAACCGCGTACAAGTAATAATGGAATGCACCGAGCAAAAGAACTCCGGCGTTCCGGGTACTTCTAGATATATTACTACCAAAAATCGTAAAAACACACCGGAGCGGTTAGAATTAAAAAAATTCAACCCGAACCTGAGAAAAGTTACTGTACACAAAGAAATTAAATAA
- a CDS encoding glycosyltransferase family 2 protein → MHATTQTTCIIPFYNEEFRVFQVLEVVTQIKNITQIICVDDGSEDDTADIISDYWPSVELIRLPYNQGKAAAIRHGLQVAKHENILLMDADLRDIDKSEIEKAIQAITLHNLDMLILRRINAPWFVKFDRGDILLSGERIVKKKDLLKVFNQEVNRYQVELAINLYMQKHKRNVGWMPWSATNTYKSKKIGLVAGYKKEFEMFTDIVLYAGFRNIVRQISSFATKKVSHE, encoded by the coding sequence ATGCACGCAACCACCCAAACTACTTGTATTATCCCTTTTTACAACGAAGAATTTCGGGTTTTTCAGGTTTTGGAAGTTGTTACACAAATTAAAAATATCACGCAGATTATTTGCGTTGACGATGGCTCTGAAGATGATACCGCCGATATTATTTCGGATTACTGGCCATCGGTAGAGCTTATTAGGTTGCCTTATAACCAAGGCAAAGCGGCGGCCATCCGGCATGGCTTACAAGTAGCCAAGCACGAAAACATTTTGTTAATGGACGCCGACCTGCGCGACATTGACAAATCTGAAATAGAAAAAGCTATTCAAGCAATCACTTTACATAATCTGGATATGCTTATTCTGCGGCGCATTAATGCGCCCTGGTTCGTTAAATTCGACCGAGGAGATATCTTGTTATCGGGCGAACGGATTGTAAAGAAAAAAGACTTATTGAAGGTTTTTAACCAGGAAGTAAATCGCTACCAGGTAGAACTGGCCATTAACCTGTACATGCAAAAGCACAAGCGCAACGTTGGCTGGATGCCCTGGTCGGCTACCAACACGTATAAATCTAAAAAGATTGGCTTAGTAGCCGGCTACAAAAAAGAATTTGAAATGTTTACCGATATTGTGCTGTATGCTGGTTTCCGGAATATTGTAAGGCAGATTAGCTCCTTTGCCACCAAGAAAGTAAGCCACGAGTAA
- a CDS encoding aminopeptidase P N-terminal domain-containing protein, producing the protein MRAIRLLLLLAGINWGVVAWAQPVVTPEKPTDFLDKNFHRQRRELLIKQLPAHSVAVFFANPVRNRANDVDYHYHQDPDFYYLTGYREPNAVLLLFAQEQNIAGKPTREVIFVQPRDPKQEQWNGKRLGEKGVMEELGFHSVLLNAAFANFKLEPAAFTGGILTKELPEDVRDDVRDQADLFSLIQQFKQKVQYPGNKMVNNTIVPMLLTRMREVKTLEELKLLRKAIAISAVGQQEVMKAMRPAMSETEVQGIHEFVYKKYGAKYEGYPSIVGAGNNACVLHYIENDKPQLGNNSLALMDLGAEYHGYTADVTRTIPASGTFNMEQKQLYQLVLEAQQAGFEQCRVGNVFAAPHQATQRVIAQGLKKLGIIKKEEDALLYFPHGTSHYLGLDVHDPGTYGPLQTNTVITVEPGIYIPEGSPCNKKWWGIGIRIEDDILITENGWENLSVAAPRTISDIEALMAKPSALDDFILPELK; encoded by the coding sequence ATGCGGGCCATCCGGCTTCTCCTGCTGTTAGCAGGAATTAACTGGGGTGTTGTTGCTTGGGCGCAACCCGTAGTTACTCCGGAGAAACCTACTGATTTTCTAGATAAAAATTTTCACCGGCAACGGAGAGAGCTGCTTATTAAACAATTGCCAGCTCACTCCGTTGCTGTTTTTTTTGCCAATCCGGTGCGAAATCGCGCCAATGATGTGGATTATCATTACCATCAGGATCCGGATTTCTATTATTTAACTGGTTACCGCGAACCCAACGCGGTTTTGTTGTTGTTTGCCCAGGAACAAAACATTGCTGGTAAACCCACCCGCGAAGTAATTTTTGTGCAGCCCCGCGACCCCAAGCAAGAACAATGGAATGGCAAACGGCTCGGGGAAAAAGGTGTCATGGAGGAGCTGGGTTTTCATTCTGTTCTGCTGAATGCGGCTTTCGCTAACTTTAAGCTGGAGCCTGCGGCTTTTACCGGCGGCATTTTAACAAAAGAATTACCAGAAGATGTTCGTGATGATGTGCGCGACCAAGCTGATTTATTTAGCTTAATTCAACAGTTTAAACAAAAGGTGCAGTATCCAGGCAATAAAATGGTAAATAACACCATTGTACCCATGCTCCTGACGCGCATGCGGGAAGTAAAAACCCTGGAAGAATTAAAATTACTGCGAAAAGCCATTGCTATTTCGGCAGTAGGGCAGCAAGAAGTAATGAAGGCTATGCGCCCGGCTATGTCGGAAACCGAAGTACAGGGAATACACGAATTTGTGTACAAAAAATATGGCGCGAAATACGAAGGCTATCCGTCTATTGTGGGAGCGGGTAACAATGCCTGCGTGTTGCATTACATCGAAAATGATAAGCCGCAACTAGGTAATAATAGCTTAGCGTTAATGGATTTAGGCGCCGAATACCACGGTTATACCGCCGATGTAACGCGTACTATACCCGCCTCTGGTACTTTTAACATGGAGCAAAAGCAACTTTACCAATTGGTATTGGAAGCACAACAAGCCGGTTTCGAGCAATGTCGGGTGGGTAATGTTTTTGCTGCGCCGCACCAGGCGACACAGCGGGTTATTGCCCAAGGCTTAAAAAAGTTAGGAATAATTAAAAAAGAAGAAGATGCCTTGTTGTATTTTCCGCACGGTACATCGCATTATTTAGGCTTGGACGTGCACGATCCGGGTACCTACGGTCCGCTGCAAACCAATACGGTAATTACCGTGGAGCCGGGCATTTACATACCCGAAGGTAGCCCTTGTAACAAAAAGTGGTGGGGCATTGGTATCCGCATTGAAGACGATATCTTAATAACCGAAAATGGTTGGGAAAACTTATCAGTGGCTGCCCCCCGCACCATTTCGGATATCGAAGCTTTAATGGCTAAACCCAGTGCCCTCGATGATTTTATTCTTCCTGAACTAAAGTAA
- the rpmB gene encoding 50S ribosomal protein L28 — protein sequence MARVCDLTGKRPQVGNNVSHANNKTKRKFYPNLQKKKFYVPEEDAWITLKVSTSAIRTINKNGISAVLKKAVADGYIVY from the coding sequence ATGGCCAGAGTTTGTGACTTAACCGGAAAAAGACCACAGGTTGGTAATAACGTATCACACGCTAATAATAAAACCAAGCGTAAGTTTTACCCTAATTTACAGAAAAAGAAATTTTACGTACCGGAAGAAGATGCCTGGATCACTTTAAAAGTATCTACCTCGGCTATCCGTACCATCAATAAAAATGGTATCTCTGCGGTACTGAAAAAAGCAGTAGCCGACGGTTATATCGTTTACTAG
- a CDS encoding DUF5522 domain-containing protein, giving the protein MKPDKLPSLEPGDFYFNEQGYMVFTAAYHLKRGFCCKNGCKHCPYGFKKKSK; this is encoded by the coding sequence TTGAAGCCTGACAAATTACCGTCTTTAGAACCCGGCGATTTTTATTTTAATGAGCAAGGCTATATGGTATTTACCGCTGCCTATCATTTAAAGCGGGGCTTTTGCTGTAAAAACGGCTGTAAACATTGCCCTTATGGTTTTAAAAAAAAGAGTAAGTAA
- the rocD gene encoding ornithine--oxo-acid transaminase: MNTTRITSSQQAIDLEEKYGAHNYHPLPVVLARGQGVYLWDVEGKPYFDFLSAYSAVNQGHCHPKIIQALTEQAQVLTLTSRAFYNDKLGECEKYICDYFGFEKALLMNSGAEAVETAIKLARKWGYEEKGIPRYQAEIVVVEHNFHGRTTGIISFSTDPDSTSGFGPFMPGYKVVPYDDLAALEEALQNPHVCGFLVEPIQGEAGVYVPSKGYLSQAKALCERYRVLFMADEIQTGIGRTGKLLASDYENIRPDVLILGKALSGGVLPVSAVLADDAIMLCLKPGQHGSTYGGNPLACAVAVAALEVMQEENLIENAFKLGEIFRERMRQIQQQYPEVVQLVRGKGLLNALVIKPTLDGRTAWDVCLALKENGLLAKPTHGDIIRFAPPLVITENQLHECCNIIQKTIAAF, encoded by the coding sequence ATGAATACCACCCGCATTACCTCCAGCCAACAAGCCATCGACCTCGAAGAAAAATACGGTGCGCATAACTATCACCCGCTGCCGGTGGTATTGGCACGTGGGCAAGGCGTGTATTTGTGGGACGTAGAAGGCAAACCATATTTCGATTTTTTGTCGGCTTATAGCGCGGTAAACCAAGGGCATTGCCATCCTAAAATTATTCAGGCTTTAACGGAGCAAGCGCAGGTGCTTACTCTTACCTCCCGGGCATTTTACAACGACAAACTGGGAGAATGCGAGAAATACATTTGCGACTATTTTGGTTTTGAAAAAGCTTTACTCATGAACTCGGGCGCCGAAGCGGTGGAAACGGCCATTAAACTAGCCCGTAAATGGGGCTACGAAGAAAAAGGCATTCCCCGGTACCAGGCCGAAATAGTGGTGGTGGAACATAACTTTCATGGCCGTACCACCGGTATTATTTCGTTTTCTACCGACCCCGATTCCACCAGTGGGTTTGGCCCTTTTATGCCTGGTTATAAAGTGGTGCCTTACGATGATTTAGCTGCCTTGGAAGAAGCCTTGCAAAATCCGCACGTATGCGGTTTTCTGGTAGAGCCAATCCAAGGAGAAGCCGGCGTATACGTGCCCTCCAAAGGATATTTAAGCCAGGCCAAAGCGCTTTGCGAAAGATACCGGGTGTTGTTTATGGCCGATGAAATTCAGACAGGGATTGGCCGCACCGGAAAATTATTGGCTTCGGATTACGAAAACATTCGTCCGGATGTGTTGATTCTGGGCAAAGCTTTGTCGGGGGGCGTATTACCGGTTTCGGCGGTGCTGGCCGATGATGCTATTATGTTGTGCCTGAAACCAGGACAGCATGGTTCTACGTATGGCGGCAACCCTTTAGCCTGTGCCGTAGCTGTGGCCGCTTTGGAAGTAATGCAAGAAGAAAACTTAATTGAAAATGCTTTTAAACTGGGAGAAATTTTTCGGGAACGCATGCGGCAAATTCAGCAACAATATCCGGAAGTGGTGCAATTGGTGCGCGGCAAAGGTTTGCTCAACGCCCTTGTTATTAAACCCACGCTGGATGGCCGTACCGCCTGGGATGTATGTTTAGCTTTAAAAGAAAATGGTTTATTGGCTAAACCTACCCACGGCGACATTATCCGGTTTGCGCCACCCCTTGTAATTACCGAAAACCAACTACACGAATGCTGCAACATTATTCAAAAAACAATTGCTGCTTTTTAG
- a CDS encoding ferritin-like domain-containing protein, whose amino-acid sequence MSKIINPRDKKADNTLDISSPLQRRSFIKYAGAGAALSALILSGCNDDDDGKFNGVVYQPPTPPPNPNEIPAVNLGSGDTGILNYAYALEQLEAAFYDMLVKSTTFNTTFTNATERAVLTDIRDHEVAHRDFFKSVLGNAAIPALTPDFSLVNMADRNVVLMAARTFEDVGVAAYNGAGKLLTMATNLALAGKIVSVEARHAAEIREMLKQNTFAARGGASPKPGDENIINDKGLDLALMPNEVLALAKPFIKNDINASSLPTS is encoded by the coding sequence ATGTCAAAAATTATAAATCCGCGAGACAAAAAAGCGGATAATACCCTTGATATATCTTCTCCTTTACAAAGAAGATCTTTTATAAAATACGCTGGTGCGGGAGCAGCTTTATCGGCGCTTATTCTTTCTGGTTGCAACGACGACGACGATGGCAAATTTAACGGCGTAGTGTATCAGCCCCCAACCCCGCCTCCTAACCCGAACGAAATACCGGCAGTTAACCTGGGCTCCGGCGATACCGGAATTTTAAATTATGCTTACGCGCTGGAGCAATTAGAAGCGGCGTTTTACGATATGTTGGTGAAGAGCACGACGTTTAATACTACTTTTACTAATGCTACCGAACGAGCAGTATTAACCGATATCCGCGACCACGAAGTAGCTCACCGCGACTTTTTTAAATCGGTACTCGGAAACGCCGCTATTCCGGCTTTAACCCCCGATTTTTCTTTGGTAAACATGGCTGATCGGAATGTTGTTTTAATGGCGGCCCGCACTTTTGAAGACGTAGGCGTAGCGGCCTATAACGGAGCCGGCAAACTATTAACTATGGCCACCAACCTGGCTTTAGCCGGTAAAATTGTTTCGGTAGAAGCCCGCCACGCGGCCGAAATCCGGGAGATGCTGAAACAAAACACGTTTGCCGCCCGGGGAGGAGCTTCACCTAAACCCGGCGACGAAAATATTATAAACGATAAAGGTTTAGACTTAGCCTTAATGCCAAACGAAGTGCTGGCCTTAGCGAAGCCTTTCATCAAAAATGATATAAATGCCAGTAGTTTGCCAACCAGTTAA
- a CDS encoding ferritin-like domain-containing protein, producing MNIFNIFSEIEKVDPEVYERFDSRRQVFKHMSGFGKKLAAAAVPVAFGAVFNKAYGQTSNNADIIAILNFALTAELTDSTYYSKVLDANSPNLPAEFKTGLTIIRDNELGHVETLKKAIQDLGGTPVVIAESRLDYTAGGKINDPFADYPTILALGQAFEDTGIRAYKGQAPKPAIMANDAILQTALQIHSAEARHAAYFRRLRGDGQNLENNKPWITLKDRGNLPEFTQPIYDGEETTTQATVNIANLVSANAASEAFDEPLEMPQVIAILNNFFKEGEKLPG from the coding sequence ATGAATATTTTTAATATATTTTCAGAAATTGAAAAAGTAGATCCGGAGGTATACGAACGCTTCGATAGCCGTCGGCAAGTATTTAAACACATGAGTGGTTTTGGTAAGAAATTGGCTGCGGCCGCGGTACCAGTAGCTTTTGGCGCGGTATTTAATAAAGCGTATGGCCAAACCAGCAACAATGCCGATATTATTGCCATTCTAAACTTTGCTTTAACGGCCGAGCTAACCGACTCTACTTATTACAGCAAGGTATTAGATGCCAATAGCCCCAACCTGCCCGCCGAATTTAAAACAGGCTTAACCATTATCCGGGACAATGAGTTAGGGCACGTAGAAACGCTAAAAAAAGCCATTCAGGATTTAGGTGGCACTCCCGTTGTTATAGCAGAATCGCGGTTAGATTATACTGCTGGCGGCAAAATAAACGATCCGTTTGCGGATTATCCAACTATTTTAGCCTTGGGCCAAGCTTTCGAAGACACCGGCATTCGGGCGTATAAAGGCCAGGCGCCTAAACCCGCCATCATGGCCAACGACGCCATTTTGCAAACGGCTTTGCAAATCCATTCGGCAGAAGCCCGGCACGCAGCTTATTTCCGCCGCCTGCGCGGCGACGGCCAAAACTTAGAAAACAACAAACCCTGGATTACCTTAAAAGACAGGGGCAACCTACCTGAGTTTACGCAACCTATTTACGACGGCGAAGAAACTACCACGCAAGCTACCGTAAATATTGCGAACCTAGTAAGTGCCAATGCCGCTTCAGAAGCTTTTGATGAACCCCTGGAAATGCCCCAGGTAATAGCTATCCTGAATAATTTCTTTAAAGAAGGAGAAAAACTGCCAGGCTAG